The following coding sequences are from one Halomonas sp. HAL1 window:
- a CDS encoding sigma-54-dependent Fis family transcriptional regulator, translated as MSEIDRRVLQTIVETANDHFFIVSGDGQIVDISPGAEAVYGVSREELLSSSVQQLQAAGVLKPSITMEVMRTRRPAQLMQVTGTGRRVIAEAYPVFVNGKLERIISRSRDLTDLQLLQDEYALLQKRFSEHLKRSQAAPDAEEQALDDALDNLQVRSSVMREIALLLKRVAPSDANVLMLGESGVGKTAFAKQLHRWSQRCDGPFIDVNCAAIPENLFESEMFGYQPGAFSGAARQGKAGLLEQAEGGTLFLDEIGELPLLMQTKLLKVIQDGSLTRLGDTRSRKVNFRLVVATNQDLAKQVEAGRFRLDLYYRLNVIPVTLPPLRDRREDIPDLVEACLNRLNQRYGRQKILDTRVWSTLMGSEWLGNVRELENWLERAWLSSPTDQIEVPAAQPYTDQHHASLPSSSPATSIPALEPHETLKQYMARLERETLEALCTTHPSTYAIAERLGISQSSVVRRLQRYGIKVAK; from the coding sequence GTGAGTGAAATAGACAGACGTGTGCTGCAAACCATTGTAGAGACTGCTAACGATCACTTCTTTATCGTCAGTGGCGATGGACAAATAGTCGATATTAGCCCAGGGGCCGAAGCGGTTTACGGGGTATCACGAGAAGAACTGCTCTCCAGCAGTGTGCAGCAGCTGCAAGCGGCCGGGGTGCTCAAGCCCTCTATCACCATGGAAGTGATGCGCACCCGCCGACCAGCGCAGCTAATGCAGGTCACTGGAACAGGCCGCCGGGTCATCGCCGAAGCTTACCCTGTGTTCGTCAATGGCAAGCTAGAGCGCATTATCAGCCGCTCGCGGGATTTAACCGACTTACAGCTATTGCAGGACGAATACGCGCTGCTGCAAAAACGCTTTAGCGAACACTTAAAACGCAGCCAGGCCGCCCCGGATGCGGAAGAGCAGGCGCTGGATGATGCCCTGGATAACCTGCAGGTGCGCAGCAGCGTCATGCGTGAAATTGCGCTACTGCTCAAGCGGGTCGCCCCGTCAGATGCCAATGTGCTGATGCTGGGTGAATCGGGTGTGGGTAAAACCGCCTTTGCCAAACAGCTACACCGCTGGAGCCAGCGCTGTGACGGGCCGTTTATTGACGTTAACTGCGCGGCGATTCCTGAGAATCTGTTTGAGTCCGAGATGTTTGGCTATCAGCCCGGCGCTTTTAGCGGTGCGGCGCGGCAAGGTAAGGCGGGACTGTTGGAGCAGGCCGAGGGCGGCACGCTGTTTTTGGATGAAATAGGCGAACTGCCGCTGCTAATGCAAACCAAACTGTTAAAGGTCATTCAAGATGGCAGCCTGACTCGGCTGGGTGACACTCGCTCCCGCAAGGTCAACTTTCGCTTGGTTGTGGCCACTAACCAAGACTTGGCTAAACAGGTTGAGGCTGGGCGGTTTCGGTTAGATCTTTACTACCGTCTCAATGTCATCCCGGTCACCCTGCCACCCCTTCGCGACCGCCGGGAGGATATTCCCGACCTTGTCGAAGCGTGTTTAAACCGGCTGAACCAGCGCTATGGGCGGCAAAAAATTCTCGACACCCGCGTTTGGTCAACCCTGATGGGCAGCGAATGGCTGGGCAACGTTCGTGAGTTGGAGAACTGGTTGGAACGGGCTTGGCTTTCCAGCCCCACCGATCAAATCGAGGTGCCTGCCGCTCAACCATATACCGATCAACACCATGCCAGCCTGCCGAGCTCGTCACCAGCAACGTCGATACCCGCGCTTGAGCCTCATGAAACACTTAAGCAGTATATGGCCCGCTTAGAGCGGGAAACGCTTGAGGCGCTGTGCACCACTCACCCCAGTACCTATGCCATCGCCGAGCGGCTGGGCATCAGCCAGTCCAGCGTGGTGCGTAGGCTTCAGCGCTATGGCATTAAAGTCGCCAAATGA
- a CDS encoding ABC transporter ATP-binding protein codes for MSNQSRIRLERVTKRWDATAAVDDISFDVTPGQFVILLGPSGCGKSTTLRMIAGLEEASGGHIYIGERDVTRLPPGDRGLSMVFQSYALFPHLSVADNIVFGLRSRKVPKAEQRERLAKVAELVDLTDYLARKPAQLSGGQRQRVALARSIISEHPICLMDEPLSNLDARLRSDMRREIKALQSRLNMTVIYVTHDQVEAMSMGDRVILMQHGKIVQDGTPDELYNRPASAFAASFIGSPAMNLLPLVAGETGAVIEGEPSTPVAPMEAAGGHLGVRPEDIELRPAASPGVPAKVVSEEYLGADTIAYVEVGSHTLRVRLSGKPLLSGQPCSLYWASKNIHLFDANGLRRDDMPPSDFAPPIRSIPRPPAVGSFQH; via the coding sequence ATGTCAAACCAATCGCGTATCCGCCTGGAACGCGTCACCAAACGTTGGGACGCGACCGCTGCTGTCGATGATATCTCCTTCGACGTCACGCCTGGGCAATTTGTCATTCTGTTAGGCCCTTCGGGCTGCGGCAAATCTACCACGCTGCGTATGATCGCAGGCTTGGAAGAGGCCAGCGGCGGGCATATCTATATTGGAGAGCGTGATGTGACACGCCTGCCACCCGGTGACCGTGGGCTGAGCATGGTGTTTCAGTCCTATGCACTGTTCCCGCATTTAAGTGTTGCCGACAACATCGTGTTTGGCCTGCGCAGTCGTAAAGTACCCAAAGCCGAACAGCGCGAACGGCTCGCCAAGGTTGCCGAGCTGGTCGATCTCACCGATTACCTGGCCCGCAAACCTGCCCAGCTCTCCGGTGGCCAGCGACAGCGAGTGGCACTGGCGCGCTCAATTATCTCCGAACACCCCATTTGCTTAATGGATGAGCCGCTCTCCAATCTGGATGCGCGGCTGCGAAGCGATATGCGCAGAGAAATCAAAGCGTTGCAAAGTCGCCTAAATATGACGGTGATTTACGTCACCCACGATCAAGTTGAGGCCATGAGTATGGGTGATCGCGTCATTCTGATGCAGCACGGCAAAATCGTGCAGGACGGTACGCCCGACGAACTTTATAACCGCCCCGCCAGCGCCTTTGCCGCAAGCTTTATTGGTAGTCCAGCGATGAATCTGCTGCCGTTGGTGGCCGGTGAGACTGGCGCCGTCATCGAAGGTGAGCCGAGCACGCCGGTGGCGCCAATGGAGGCCGCCGGTGGACACTTGGGCGTGCGCCCAGAAGATATTGAGCTACGGCCAGCGGCGTCGCCAGGCGTACCCGCCAAGGTAGTAAGTGAAGAGTACTTGGGGGCAGATACCATCGCCTATGTCGAGGTGGGCTCGCATACCCTGCGCGTTCGATTAAGCGGCAAACCGCTATTGAGCGGCCAGCCATGTAGTCTCTATTGGGCGTCCAAGAACATACACCTTTTCGATGCTAACGGCCTACGGCGCGATGATATGCCACCAAGCGATTTCGCTCCGCCAATCCGCAGCATTCCTCGTCCACCGGCGGTGGGCTCTTTCCAACACTGA
- a CDS encoding carbohydrate ABC transporter permease, with protein sequence MNTTTSYAPRSRFFSIPALETVAAWLLAVIWIFPLLYAFWAAFHPSEFMVNFELFAPLTLDNFTNAWAQAPFGRYYLNTFALVTGVVFAQFVVCTLAAFAFARFPIPGKNVLFMLVLIQLFVFPEVLIVENYRIASELGLINTITGIGLPYVASAFGIFLLRQTFKTIPRELEDAARIEGCNWMEILWKVYVPLAKPTYLAYGLVSISHHWNNFLWPLVVTNSVESRPLTVGLGVFSAPETGVNWATVSAATLLSIAPLLVAFLLFQRQFVQSFLRAGIR encoded by the coding sequence ATGAACACGACCACATCCTATGCGCCCCGCTCCCGTTTTTTCTCAATTCCAGCGCTGGAAACGGTGGCCGCGTGGCTGCTGGCGGTTATTTGGATTTTTCCACTGCTGTACGCCTTTTGGGCCGCCTTCCACCCCAGCGAATTTATGGTGAATTTCGAACTTTTCGCCCCGCTCACGCTGGATAACTTCACCAATGCCTGGGCTCAGGCACCTTTTGGACGCTACTACCTGAATACCTTTGCCCTCGTCACTGGCGTTGTATTTGCCCAGTTTGTGGTTTGTACTCTGGCGGCGTTTGCCTTTGCGCGCTTTCCGATTCCCGGTAAAAACGTGCTGTTTATGCTGGTGCTGATTCAGCTGTTCGTATTTCCCGAAGTGCTGATCGTCGAGAATTATCGTATTGCCAGTGAGCTGGGGCTGATCAACACCATTACCGGCATAGGCCTGCCCTACGTCGCCAGCGCTTTTGGTATTTTTCTGCTGCGCCAGACGTTTAAAACCATTCCCCGGGAGCTGGAAGACGCTGCTCGGATCGAAGGCTGCAACTGGATGGAGATCTTATGGAAGGTCTACGTACCGCTGGCCAAGCCGACTTATCTTGCTTATGGGCTGGTTTCGATCAGCCACCACTGGAATAACTTTCTATGGCCATTGGTGGTCACTAACTCGGTGGAAAGCCGTCCGCTAACGGTCGGGCTAGGCGTTTTCTCCGCCCCGGAAACCGGCGTCAACTGGGCAACGGTGAGTGCCGCAACGTTACTGAGTATCGCCCCTTTGCTGGTGGCTTTCCTACTCTTCCAACGCCAGTTTGTGCAGTCGTTCCTGCGCGCCGGGATTCGCTAA
- a CDS encoding carbohydrate ABC transporter permease, with the protein MSFTNHRKMQLYGALLLLPAAILLATFAYLPTIATVINSLFLPGFRGAPTEFVGLENYQVLFDDPTFWKVARNNLIYAVGTIPTSIALALCMALFVNGKLRGRGVVRMAYFTPTILPMIAAANIWMFFYAPQIGLFNKLLGALGFSGVNWLGDPSVALGSVIVMSVWKEAGFFMIFYLAALQGIAPELKEASDLEGTSRWSFFWRVTFPLLMPTTLFVLINALINAVRVVDHLFILTKGGPNNATNLLLYYVYENAFSFFDRTTAATITVVILLVLAVVATLKFTILDRRTHYQ; encoded by the coding sequence ATGTCCTTCACCAACCACCGCAAAATGCAGCTCTACGGTGCGCTTCTGCTGCTGCCCGCCGCCATACTGCTGGCCACCTTCGCTTACCTGCCCACCATCGCCACGGTGATCAACAGTCTGTTTTTACCTGGCTTTCGCGGTGCACCCACCGAGTTCGTGGGGCTTGAAAATTATCAGGTGCTTTTTGATGACCCGACGTTTTGGAAAGTAGCTCGCAACAACTTAATCTACGCCGTCGGTACGATTCCGACTTCTATCGCGCTGGCATTGTGCATGGCGCTATTTGTTAACGGAAAACTGCGTGGGCGCGGCGTTGTCCGCATGGCCTACTTTACGCCGACCATCCTGCCCATGATCGCCGCTGCCAATATTTGGATGTTTTTCTACGCGCCGCAGATTGGCCTATTTAATAAGCTGCTTGGCGCGTTAGGTTTTTCGGGCGTGAACTGGCTCGGCGACCCAAGCGTGGCTCTGGGATCAGTGATCGTAATGTCGGTGTGGAAAGAAGCCGGTTTTTTTATGATTTTCTACCTCGCCGCACTGCAGGGTATTGCGCCTGAACTCAAAGAGGCTTCTGACCTTGAGGGCACCAGCCGCTGGAGCTTTTTCTGGCGGGTTACCTTCCCACTGCTGATGCCCACCACGCTGTTTGTGCTGATTAACGCCTTAATCAATGCGGTCAGAGTCGTCGATCACCTGTTTATTTTGACCAAGGGCGGGCCCAACAACGCGACGAACCTGCTGCTCTATTACGTCTATGAGAACGCGTTTTCGTTTTTTGACCGCACCACCGCCGCCACCATCACGGTGGTTATTCTGCTGGTCCTCGCGGTCGTCGCCACGCTTAAGTTCACGATTCTAGATCGCAGGACGCACTACCAATGA
- a CDS encoding ABC transporter substrate-binding protein, with product MRSRIPFAMTALAAGLLNAAQVNADSVDLTMYYPVSVGGALTDVVDNLVEEFESEHPDINVEAIYAGNYDDTRVRAMSAIEAGDTPQLSVLFSIDLYELIEQNAIVAFDDLVETDEEQEWLDSFYPGLMENGQLDGKTYGIPFQRSTIVLFWNKDAFEAAGLDPETPPENWEEMAEMATTVREASNGEQWGVMVPSTGYPYWMFQAFAFQNGHRLMSEDGTEVYFDDPAAVEALEYWVSLATEHDAMPDGTIEWGTLRQNFIEQSTAMMWHTTGNLTAVRSEADFDFGVAMLPMKTQRGSPTGGGNFYIFEDASEEEQRAAMTFIRWMTDPERAAAWSIETGYMGVSPAAYETDALKSYVEEFAPAAVARDQLEHGTAELSTYQGGRVRRALDNAVQAALTGQMSPEEALSQAQQEADGVLRRYAR from the coding sequence ATGCGTTCGCGGATCCCTTTTGCGATGACGGCCCTGGCAGCGGGCTTGTTGAATGCCGCCCAGGTCAACGCTGATAGCGTCGATCTCACCATGTACTACCCAGTGTCGGTGGGCGGTGCGCTCACCGACGTGGTGGATAATCTGGTAGAGGAGTTCGAAAGCGAACACCCGGATATTAACGTGGAAGCGATTTACGCCGGCAACTACGACGACACTCGCGTACGGGCAATGTCCGCCATCGAGGCTGGCGATACGCCGCAATTGTCAGTTCTTTTTTCAATCGACCTTTATGAGCTGATTGAGCAGAACGCCATTGTGGCCTTCGATGATCTGGTCGAAACCGATGAAGAGCAAGAGTGGCTCGACAGCTTTTACCCTGGTCTGATGGAAAACGGCCAGCTAGATGGCAAAACCTACGGCATTCCCTTCCAGCGCTCCACCATCGTGCTGTTCTGGAACAAAGACGCCTTTGAAGCCGCCGGCCTAGATCCCGAAACGCCCCCTGAGAACTGGGAAGAGATGGCTGAAATGGCCACCACCGTGCGAGAAGCCTCCAATGGCGAGCAGTGGGGTGTGATGGTGCCTTCCACCGGCTACCCCTACTGGATGTTCCAGGCCTTCGCGTTTCAGAACGGCCATCGCCTGATGAGCGAAGATGGTACTGAGGTCTATTTTGACGACCCCGCCGCCGTTGAAGCGCTGGAGTACTGGGTGTCGCTGGCCACCGAGCACGATGCCATGCCCGATGGCACCATCGAATGGGGCACGCTGCGCCAAAACTTTATCGAGCAATCTACGGCGATGATGTGGCACACCACAGGCAACCTAACGGCCGTACGTAGCGAAGCTGATTTTGACTTTGGCGTTGCTATGCTGCCAATGAAAACCCAGCGCGGCAGCCCCACCGGTGGCGGCAACTTCTACATTTTTGAAGATGCCAGCGAAGAAGAGCAACGCGCTGCGATGACCTTTATCCGCTGGATGACCGATCCCGAGCGCGCCGCGGCCTGGTCAATTGAAACCGGCTATATGGGCGTTAGCCCCGCCGCTTATGAAACCGATGCACTGAAAAGCTATGTGGAAGAGTTCGCTCCAGCAGCCGTGGCCCGCGACCAGCTTGAACATGGCACTGCTGAGCTTTCCACGTATCAGGGTGGCCGCGTGCGTCGTGCTTTGGATAACGCCGTACAAGCCGCGTTAACTGGCCAGATGTCACCGGAAGAAGCGCTTAGTCAAGCGCAGCAAGAAGCCGATGGCGTGCTGCGCCGCTACGCTCGCTAA